The following nucleotide sequence is from Komagataeibacter medellinensis NBRC 3288.
TGGGCAGGGTAATACCGTGCTTGAGCGCGAGGCCAGAGCGGGGGCGGACCTGCATCTCAAAGCCGCGCGGCAGGGCCACGCATAGCCCCGTGGGCACCAGTGCCCGGCCGCCGGGGGCAATAATCATCGGTTCGGTCACGGCAGCCAGCAGGTCCATGCCGGCAGCGCCTTCCGTGGCATAGGACGGTAACGGCAAACCGTGCGCGTGCGGCAGGCGGCGGACCTGGATGGGAAGGAGGGAAGGGGTCATGGCTGTCGTCCGTCGGAGTCTTGCTGGTCTGGATGGAGGTGGGAGGTATGGAGGAAGGCCGCGATTCGTGCGACTAGTTTATGGGCGACCTGCATCTTGTCCAGTCGGGGCCAGTGCGCGCATCCGGTCTCGTCAATCACGATAACCTCGTTTTCTGTTCCCCCCATGATGCCGGTGGCGGGACTGACATCATTGGCCACCATCCAGTCACACCCCTTGCGCAGGCGCTTGGCGGTGGCATGGGAGATGAGATGCTCGGTCTCGGCCGCAAAGCCTATGACCAGCCGGGGACGCAGGGGTGATGGCTGACTGAGTGTTGCAAGAATGTCCGGGTTGGGCACCAGGTGCAGCACGGGGGGCGGGGCGTGTGCTGCCTTCTTTATCTTCTGCGCGCTTGGGGCGACATGCCAGTCGGCCACAGCTGCGGCGCAGACGGCAATGTCGCATGGCAGGGCCTGCTGGCAGGCGGTCAGCATCTCGCGCGCGCTTTCCACCCGTATGGTGGTGACACCTGACGGATCTGGCAGGGTGGTCGGTCCACTGACCAGCGTAACCTCTGCCCCCGCCTGTGCCAGGGCCGAGGCAATGGCATAGCCCTGCGTGCCTGATGAGCGGTTGGCCAGATAGCGCACGGGGTCAACCGGTTCATGCGTCGGGCCTGCCGTAACGAGTGCCGTGTAACCGGCAAGCGGCGCCCCGCCCGCAAGCTGGCGCATGATGGCGGCCAGTATAATGTCCGGTTCAGCCAGACGGCCCGGCCCGCTCTCGTTGCATGCCATAAGGCCCGATTCCGGCCCCACGAAGGTCACGCCACGGGCGCGCAGGGTGGCGATGTTGGTCTGTGTGGCGGGGTGCTGCCACATCCGCACGTTCATGGCGGGGGCGACAAGCACGGGGGTGTCGGTGGCCAGCAGTAGCGTGGTGGCCAGGTCATCGGCAAGGCCCGTGGCCATGCGGGCGAGCATATCGGCAGTGGCGGGGCAGACCACGATCAGGTCACTGCTGCGCGAAAGCGCTATGTGGCCCATCTCGCTTTCCTCGGTCAGGGAAAACAGGTCGCTCGATACACGCTCCCCACACAACGCCTGCAGCGCCATGGGGGTAACGAATCGTGCGCCTGCCGCCGTCAGCACCGGACGGACACGGATGCCGTGCTCGCGCAGTCTGCGTGCAAGCCCCAGCGCCTTGTAGGCGGCGATTCCCCCGCATACGACCAGCAGGACAGAGCGGCCTGTCCCTGCTACCATCAGATCTTCCAGCCGGAGTGGATTGCGGCAATCCCGCCAGAGAGGTTCTGGTAG
It contains:
- the coaBC gene encoding bifunctional phosphopantothenoylcysteine decarboxylase/phosphopantothenate--cysteine ligase CoaBC, yielding MVAGTGRSVLLVVCGGIAAYKALGLARRLREHGIRVRPVLTAAGARFVTPMALQALCGERVSSDLFSLTEESEMGHIALSRSSDLIVVCPATADMLARMATGLADDLATTLLLATDTPVLVAPAMNVRMWQHPATQTNIATLRARGVTFVGPESGLMACNESGPGRLAEPDIILAAIMRQLAGGAPLAGYTALVTAGPTHEPVDPVRYLANRSSGTQGYAIASALAQAGAEVTLVSGPTTLPDPSGVTTIRVESAREMLTACQQALPCDIAVCAAAVADWHVAPSAQKIKKAAHAPPPVLHLVPNPDILATLSQPSPLRPRLVIGFAAETEHLISHATAKRLRKGCDWMVANDVSPATGIMGGTENEVIVIDETGCAHWPRLDKMQVAHKLVARIAAFLHTSHLHPDQQDSDGRQP
- the dut gene encoding dUTP diphosphatase, translated to MTPSLLPIQVRRLPHAHGLPLPSYATEGAAGMDLLAAVTEPMIIAPGGRALVPTGLCVALPRGFEMQVRPRSGLALKHGITLPNAPGTIDEDYRGEIGIIILNTGSTPFVVERGMRIAQGVLAPVIRGEWIEYAELEETARGAGGFGSTGTAG